In Oryzias latipes chromosome 15, ASM223467v1, the following proteins share a genomic window:
- the LOC101168233 gene encoding V-set and transmembrane domain-containing protein 4, with protein sequence MYFSVVVLVLTKALLTEVCQALNVTVTPGPVVLVTEKDNLTLSCLVSQRKRSNSFLILRWFFSPLTFPSLAPPSSPPPTSSPTLDPSQFLIVKTGIRKLKLYGNYTRRFPHPKFHLHDEEGGDIYRLLILNLTGMDQGFYSCKVQEIRKYRNTWRSSSNGTSTIQLKVHFTPEDGSGEGLWILFADVYVCVVIICSLGLLSIFLFTVVLTCQYLHRRHRLKASYLLVRCPESSSGETVTSSSSCSSSSPRTPRKENGQKTNREIAVKPKPPEEPPIYIPPKVPVAAKRPQKPRRLKTQPRRSAAAPREESLTYAELELVRPRKELPRSSSPEPTDSSPDTVYAQILFQENHL encoded by the exons ATGTACTTCTCTGTAGTGGTCCTTGTCCTGACTAAGGCTCTGCTCACAG AGGTTTGTCAAGCTTTGAATGTGACAGTTACCCCGGGGCCTGTTGTCCTGGTAACAGAGAAAGACAACCTGACACTGTCCTGTCTGGTGtctcagaggaagaggagcaacaGTTTCCTCATCCTTCGATGGTTCTTCTCCCCTCTAACTTTTCCATCTCTTGCACCTCCTTCTTCTCCCCCACCCACCTCATCTCCAACACTTGACCCCTCACAATTTCTCATCGTGAAGACGGGCATCAGGAAGCTGAAGCTGTATGGGAACTACACCCGCAGATTCCCCCATCCAAAGTTTCATCTGCATGATGAAGAGGGCGGGGATATATACCGCTTGCTGATCCTCAATCTGACAGGGATGGACCAGGGATTTTATAGTTGCAAAGTTCAGGAGATTCGAAAATATAGAAACACATGGAGATCCTCCTCCAATGGTACCAGTACCATACAGCTGAAAG TGCACTTTACTCCCGAGGATGGTAGCGGTGAAGGATTGTGGATTTTGTTTGCAG atgtgtatgtttgtgttgtGATCATCTGCTCATTGGGGCTGCTGTCCATCTTTCTGTTTACCGTCGTTCTAACCTGCCAGTACTTACACAGAAGACACAGACTCAAAG CCAGTTACCTTCTGGTCAGATGTCCAGAAAGCAG TTCGGGTGAGACTGTGACCAgctccagcagctgctccagTTCCTCCCCACGAACTCCAAGGAAAGAAAATGGACAGAAAACTAACAGAGAAATAGCAGTGAAGCCTAAACCCCCTGAAGAACCACCAATTTACATTCCACCAAAAG TGCCTGTTGCTGCAAAGAGACCTCAGAAGCCCAGAAGATTGAAGACTCAGCCGAGACGATCTGCTGCCGCT CCTCGAGAAGAAAGCCTGACATATGCAGAGCTGGAGTTAGTCAGACCGAGGAAGGAGCTGCCGCGTTCCTCCAGTCCTGAGCCCACGGATTCAAGCCCGGACACTGTGTATGCTCAGATCCTTTTCCAAGAGAACCATCTGTAG